The Tachysurus vachellii isolate PV-2020 chromosome 15, HZAU_Pvac_v1, whole genome shotgun sequence nucleotide sequence tctctctttctgtctctttctctctctctctcctcctcactttctctttctgtctcactttctcttcccctcactctctctctctctctctctctctctctctctctctcctttctatttctttttctctctctcactttctctctttctgtctcactttctctctttctgtctcactttctcttcctctctcctctctctctttctctctctctctctctctctctctccccctctctctctgcctctagGTCAGGAACGTTTCGGGAACATGACCCGTGTTTATTACCGTGACGCCCTCGGCGCCTTCGTGGTTTTCGACGTTACTCGCTCGTGCACTTTCGAGGCCGTGAGGAAGTGGAAGGAGGATTTAGACGACAAACTGAACGTCTCCGGAGGGAAACGAATCGCCGCCGTGCTGCTGGCCAACAAATGTGATGAGGAGAGAGACGAAGCTTTCGCTACAAACTACAGCAGAATGGAGCAGTTCTGCCGAGAGCACGGCTTCATCAGCTGGTTCGAGACATCAGCCAAGGTACCGAGTGTTAACGTGGGAGAGCGCACGTGCCACCGGTGCCGTGCAGTCTGTCGTCATAGTAACGGTCTACAACCTGGACAGTGACATCATGACTTACAGGATTTTAaagctcttttctttctttctttctttctttctttctttctttctttctttctttctttctttcttttaactttattttaataataaattctaaattacatatttaataaataagtttttttttaaactttttgatAATGTTCTGTACtccgttgttttttttttctgcatgttaCTCCTTTTTGCAAACCCCCTTCCTCCCCAAAAGCTTCCTGCTGAGTCACAGAATAATGCATATGCAGATGAATCAAGTTATGAATATTCATTACAAAAATCAATctcacttcctggttgtgtgtgaaaaagggTGTGAAgattctctctcttcctctctctctctctctctctctctctcttcctctctcttcctctttgcaGGAGAACATTAATATAGATGAAGCCGTTACCTGTCTGGTGAGCAACATCATGGCCAGTGAGACAGAACCGCTCCAGAGGGACGACATGAGCATCGTCTCCCCTAACCTCGATTCGGGACGCAGCCCTCCCTGCTCTGCCTGCCTGAGAGCCTAAAACACTCCATCCTAACCTCACCTTTTCACCTCCACACTTCATCCCTCAAAATACATCCAATCAtactccctacacacacacacacacacacacacacacacacagagatgacTGTATATGTAAGTGTTTATGTGTACAGTTGTCTGTATGTGATATAAAAAGCATCTGTGCATTTGTATCCATGGCAACAGACTTGAAACTTCACACATCAGCATCATTATAGAGGAACTTGTGCATGtgtctctcgcttgctctctcatTATTGAATGTAAAGAGatttgatgtgtgatgtgttaaGTATGGAATAGTACACTGGGGATCATGCTGTTACAAGAAAGTCCTCATACACCGCAGCAATTTTCCAGTgatttacagtatgtttatttattaaaggaaaTGGCGTATCTTTTCTACATTTACCGATGAGGAACGTGCCTAGAAAATGTCTCTACAGACTGTTTCATCCATGAAACCCAAAGAGATACGAGTGTGTCAAAGTAACTgaatggaaagtgtgtgtgtgtgtgtttctgaccaCAAACAGACCCAATCAATGAGACTGAAAGATCAAGTGAAAGGTCAACAGTGATCAATAAATTTGTCAATAATTACACCGTCATGTGACCCAAACAATCAAGTACACACACTAAAAAGgaaatttattgttattgtggaATATATACGtgcataatttaaaatgaaatatagtgtgtgtgtgtgtgtgtgtgtgagagagagaggtttaaatGAAAGACCTTCAGGGATGGGAATATGAATAATGAGATGTTGAGTTTAATTAACGACGCAGCTCTTCAGATGAATACAAATGACAcctttcactttcacacacacacacacacacacacactttggcgTCCTTCAGTCTGGAGAGGAGACAAAATTGATAGCACAGCCTGACCGAGTAAACCTGGAGACAGAATGCATCTTCTGgttcagctcacacactgatTCTTTTTCATGATTCAGATCATTTGACTCGGTTCATTAAGAGCCGAATCATTTGGCTTTTACGTTTCTGCAAAACTGTATAAAGTTTTCAACACTATGAACAGTAATTGTTATTTCAGCCATTTTACTATGAATAGTAAAATATTCCTGAATGAAATCTTACTCTGTGTTCTGATGAACCATATAACATGTTGGATCTCTGGTtgactaattcattcattaattcaggTGGGTATTTGTGGTGATAACGTGCTGAGAAGATTAGCCTAGACTTTCCTCTCCCCAGCCACAGATTCCAGCTCTTCTTGGGGTATTCCAAAAATGAATTCTCCCCTCAGATCAGATTTCCATGTGTAGCCCTACTGGGAGCATTAAGAACTACACAAGGTCCTTCATTCCAACAAGGTCACAATCCACATAaaggtaaatgaaaaaaatccgCCAATTTAAATTATCCAATCTGTGTAGATTGGAATGAAAACTAGTGGAGAACTTAAACAGAATGTCcacacctgagctcaggatcatgCTTGTAACCCTAGAGCAAGGAATTAAAGAATACATTCATTCTGTATATCCTTCCCCGAAAACTCTGGCAGTCATTCAAactaaatcactcactcattttctgccacttatccgaactacctcaggtcacggggagcctgtgcctatctcaggcgtcatcgggcatcaaggcaggatacaccctggacggagtgccaacccatcacagggcgcacacacacacacacacactctcattcactcacgcaatcacacactatggacaattttccagagatgccaatcaaccgacAAACTTGGCCTTACCAAAAACCTATCCTGGGTTTTATGGCATTTCCGTCTTCCCGCAAATCCAGTCCGTTGAGGGATGAACGGATATATTAATAGGAAAATCAACGGATTGGTGGAATGacagatggttggatggatgaattaatgaataatgaaatgtTTCACTTTATATCTCCTTTTCCTTTGCTCTCTCTTCTCATCTGTTGCTCTTCCTAACCTTCTTCCTCACCCTCTTTCTAACTCTGGAAAGAAAGGACCCTATCCATCTCCCCTGGTTCCTCTGCCAAATATAATCGAAAGCACAGCTGCGTCAGTCACATGGACGCAGGTgctttcattgtttttgttatgaGATGGAATAAGAACGAGATGAAGGTCAAACCCAGTGAGAAGGGCTCCGTCCTAATCCACATAGTCTGGTACTACAAAATGAGTCAGGATAAAACGCTTATAATAGTCCAGACTATTTAGGAGTAGTGCGTCACTTGGGATGTAGTATCTAGTTGGCAGGTGGTGTTGAGCTTAGACTAATTATCTACCAATTTGAGAAGGTTCTAATGGAACTAATGTACTTTTGAAGTTCTAAGGATTGCTGAAGAAATATTCTGAGCTCTCATTGATATAggtatacgcacacacacacacacacacacactggccacCATCCAACACCACAGCTGGGTGTGTTTCAAtcatgaggacacacacacacacataactgcGTCCAACACTTTGATTTCAGTCCAGACTTCTTCACCTTATTTAAATAAGGTCTTGTTAGTATATTAATAACACAAAGCTGCACACTAACACCTTTGTTGCTCGGACCCGGGACCTTTAAACGAGTCTGTTCGTTAATGAGACTACTCCTCTGATGACATATAAGCTTTAGCGGAATATGTAATACTACTAAGTAGGGTTTAGCTAAACGAGGTTCTTGGGTATGAGGCTTCGATGTATTGTGGGGCTAAATGACAAGTAGGGTTTAACTAAACAAGGTCATCTTATCTGGTGGGAGGTTTATCTACTGTAGATAAACAGTTACAGAAAGTGATCATTTTGGTTTAGCCataaaagtttaaatgaaagttATTACTGAAGCATGTTTAGCtaagggaggcacggtggcttagtggttagcacattcgcctcatacctcaagggttgggggttcgattccctcctccaccttgtgtgtgtggagtttgcatgttctccctgtgcctcgggggtttcctctgggtactccattttcctcccccggtccaaagacatgcatggtaggttgattggcatctctggaaaattgtccgtagtgtgtgagtgttgtgagtgaatgagagtgtgtgtgtgccctgtgatgggttggcactccgtccagggtgtatcctgccttgatgcccgatgacccctgagataggcacaggctccccgtgacccgaggtagttcggataagcggtagaagatgaatgaatgaatgtttagctAAATTGGGTTATATGAAGCATCTTATTAAATGATGTTTAGCTTCATTAGATCATACAGGGCTATGAAGTTGTTGTATAGATCTGAGACTTAGCTAGAAAAACTACACTCTAATGTTAACTGATGGGTGATGTtgagcagagatgggggactcgagtcagacttaagtcgcaaatttgagacttgcttgacaaatattaagaaaagactcgactttgagttgacattcatgacttgagacttgactcggacttgagttaaatgactcagagatgggggactcgacttgactcgagtcagacttaagtcgcaaatttgagacttgagacttgcttgacaaatattaaaaaagactcaacttgaCATTgccttgacattcatgacttgagacttacttgtgacttgcacatgtgtgacttactcccatcTCTGAGGTTAAGTGCTTAGATAAGGTTTTAGCTAAAGATTCACTTAGCAAATTCtgttatatgtaaatgtattgagGCTAAATGATGCTACAATCAGATCATTGACATGACACAAGGATGAAACAGTCATTTAAACCCTAGTTTACTTTTCTGGGTGATTTGATGATTGTGGAATTTTTAAGCTTCTGTAACATGGTGTTGATTAGCAACCATGCTAACGGCATGTGGACATTAAGGACAGTCAAgtcatttaatataattttaattaatcatttacttCCACTGACATCACAAGtataaaaacatcattaaaaataaagagaaaaaaaacaaattagacctttttacttttcttcttctcacgATCTTCACAAAATTGTATGTTCCTGATTGTGTTCTTGTGTTCAGTCCTGATCTGGAtcttgatggatggatggatggatggatggatggatccaTGTTTTAATCCAATTATCTTGAAATGATGTTTACTTTCACTTTAGATATAATTATGGAAAGCATATTGTTATTATCGCCAAAGTGGAACACTGGAATGTCCGTACGCAAACGAAAGGAGATGTAAatcttaattatattttaaactgGTTCGTTTCAAATATGTCCTCACACAGCTCTAAGACTTTACTTCAGGTCTTCTGTATTTTGTGAAGCATTATTTCTGGGATTGAATCAATTTCATGACAAAGTTCATCAGCCTTCACAAAGCTAAAGGAAGCTACATGAATCCTCATGTTTACTTAGCTTCATGTTGCTTTTCCTGCAGTTTTTGTTGTAACTCTAGACTGGTTGAAGCGGTGTAGATTGACGTAGCCTCATTAACCATCATGAGCCCTCATGCCTCATTTAGCTTCATGTAACCTCATATAAGTTTCAGCCCATTTCATTTAGCCTCATTTAGGATCAAGTATTTTATAGAAGTCCTTTGTATTTTAGCTTCTGTTGAGCCAGACTAGCATCCTGGTAAtagacactaacactgacagatgagtgtgtgtgtgtgtgtgtgtgtgtgtgtgtgtgtgtgtgtgtgtgtgtgtgtgtgtgtgtgtgtgtgtgtgtgttttacagccTCAGAAATATTACCTCTAGGCGCCATCTGGCTTCAATTTTGTACCTGAccaataaaataagaaatggtTTAATAAAGATGCTCTCAGTAATGtctagacagtgtgtgtgtgcgtgtgtgtgtgtgtgtgtgagagagagagagagtcagagacaaaGGCAGAGGCAGAGACGGAGAGCCTGCTTTTGATTCATTAACCAATAAATTTGTCTGGTTTTTGAAGCCTAAAAAATTCAAAGATCCAAAAAATACACATTCAGCTGAGATATCATTGACCTTTGATCTTAGTTATGATGTGTTAATGaataggatggatggatggatggatggatggatggatagatagatagatagatagatagatagatagatagatagatagatagatagatagatagatggatggatggatggattgataaaTTCATGCTTGTGTTGCAAGGAACAATTGATTGGTGGATGAAAGGATTAGTGGGAGAATAgataggatggatggatggatggatggatagatagatagatagatagatagatagatagatagatagatagatagatagatagatggatggatggatggatggttggatggatagatagacagacagacagacagacagacagacagacagacagacagacagatagatagatagatagatagatagatagatagatagatagatagatggatggatggatggatggatggatggatgatggatggatggattgtagATTGATAAATTCATGCTTGTGTTGCATGAAAGGATTAGTGGGCAAATAGAtaggacggatggatggatggatggatggatggatagatagatagatagatagatagatagatagatagatagatagatagatagatagatagataggtattGTGGAAAGATTGATGGATGCAGAGCTGCTTTGAAGAATGTAAGAATGCATGGAAATATAGATCAAAGGGTTGGTAGATGCAGACATGATGCTGGTGAGCACGTGGAGGTGGTTGGATAAAAGGATTtcttgaatggatggatggatggatggatggatggatggatggatggatggatggtaaaTCGGAGAATGCAAACATGGATTGATGAGTAGACTATAGATGGGTTTGTGGGTGGATGTATGACTACATAGAAAtccagatggatggacagatgggtgGTGCAATAATGAGTGCATGGTTGGTGTGAAGAGTAGATAatggatgagatggatggatTAGAAAAGAAAGGGATGGGTTGTTGAGTAAGTAGTAGGTGGAGAGATGGGTTTGTGGATTACATGTATAGATTTATGGATTAATAAATGGATAACAATCATAGATTGGGGAGTAAATGATAGATGTATGGAAGCTTGGCTGATTGCTTGGaggaacaaatgaataaatagatggatgAGTGCGTGAATAAATGGGTGGCTGACCTGTGATACGTGGTAACACATTTAACGCACAAAGAGAAGGCTTGAGAACTTCACGATGGTCCTGTGCTGCTCTCTAGTGTGCATGAGGGGAACTGCataattgtctgtgtgtgttcacaatgGACtagtgttttgttgtgttgggATTGTGTTGGGATTGTGTTGGGATTGTTAAATATATTGCAAatattaagagaaaaaaagtgGGATAACAGAGTGggtcaaatacttatttcagGTCAAAAGGCTGAAATGCAGCCAGAAGTAGGAGAGAGATGAGTTGGATTGTTCTTTCTTCTTTAATGATCAATACATCATTTATCCTTTTGTTCTTTCATGTCTGTCTTTACTCTCTTTCACTTCTTGTCCCTTTTCTGTGGGAACTTATCTAAAAGCTTCTTCCCTTCTCAGTGTGGATACAGGGCACTTTagggcaaatacttttttttatgttgccaTAAATTGAGAGCTCCCTGAATTATGAGGAATTTATACATCACACCAAAAAGTAGTGacgtgtatatgtatatttatatataagggTTGATTCTgcagctctgtgtgtatgtgtgtgtgtgtgtgtgtgtgtgtgtgtgtgtgtgtgtgtgtgtgtgtgtgtgcgccttgGAAATTATTTTATGACTTTGTATTACACAGCTctctatatttataaaattatatttttatgggAATTAGAGGAGGGGCTTTTATTATAAGGGCGTCATCTGCTACGCTATACACGTCTCCACGTCCCGGTTTAGCCGAAATATACATCACATCGCTGCTCTatcacagataaacacacacacgcacacacacacacacacacacacaaaatcctaGCAACTACAACACAACAAGTGCGCGCGCTGTGCGGATTGGTGCGCGCACCGTCACCGAGCCAAGCGACCGCTGCGCCGCGCGCTCCTCCCCATTTCGCAGCGTTGTATAGAAACggcacaacacacgcacacacgcacgcacacacacacgcatagagCGCACCGGGAGACGCGCCAGATGTTACTTATACGCCGCACGTGCGAGGCAACCCGTCCCGTAATGGCACGCGCGTCCATCCCTAATGCAACCTAGATTAAATTCTATCCATTATCACCATCATATAAAAAAAGCTAGGTGCGGGTATTAAAGGCGAGGCCGTCATGTTGCACACTGGGATCTGCGTGAAGGGATGATGACACCGGCCGCGACGTCACGAGCCCGTAAGTAGCACGTGAAATTGATTTCCACGCCTGATTAACACGCCGTGATTTGTGTTCGCGGTGCCTTTGCAGTCGGGTACAGCGTTGCACTTAAGCAGGAGACATATGACCCGTCGTGCATCTTGTTCAGGTTACAGATCCTGCTAAAGCTCCTACGTTACACATGACGTACACATGGAGCGCGTGCACGTTATTAGAGTTATACATTTAATGCCTTTATATGTCGAGGAAATATTAAACATGCATTCGATGTCATCCACCTGTGGGTCAAAGCCAAGGGCATGCTTTAGCATGTTATTTACATCTTGCATGTTGCATGTTACACCTGGATCCTTTTCCCGTTTAAATCAGAGCTGCACGATATATCGGTTTAATTATTGCGATATTAACGCTTTGCGGTATCGAGCCACTGCTGAAAGGctgcaatatgcaaatgaacctCCAGCGATATTTTATTCTATGCTGTAAAAATCTTCATCCTGATCTAGTGGTCATTTTTAAATGGAGCTACTTAAATACAGGGAtggaaaatgcagaaaaaaagatggaaatgactatttatttgctttcaaatataatataatgtcatttaaaagCAGGAcgcaatttaaaaataaaaaagtaaattgcTTTTTAATGTAACAATTAAACTAAATTAAGAACTTGATCCAACACTCCCaattatttgacattttattattattattattattattattattattattattattattattattagtatttttattttatcatttagtTCACACTCAGATTTGATGTCATGGAACTGTAGTGTGAAATgttggcatgttttttttttttttccctccatgcATTTATTCAGATGACTCAATTCCCTGCAATATTTTTGTCCTAatgaatggatgtatggatatgaatgaatgaattcacatTGTCATGTTTATTAGCTTTGAATGGCATTTAAGAGATTTTTACCTTCAACTAGCTGTGTGTTCTTTCgctgtgtacaaacacacaacactccactCCGAGTTTTCTTTCAAGTGCCCGACGTGAATTATTCATTTTACGCACAATTGCAcgtattgttcattcattctctgAAGACAGACAGCACATTCGTGTTTTTTCACTTCGCTTCATTGAGCTTTGTTCGTCTTTAATGAAGTCGTGCCTTGGGCCTACACACCGCTGTGATTCTTGAGATTCTGTTGGCTGCACATCTGAGAGAAGGCGGGACGCTTCGTGTTACAGATATTTGTCCTATTCAAAGAGCAGCTTTGATGCACTATGCATTCCTGAATTAGCCAGACGTTAGTGTTAGCGTTTCTTCgtgttcatttgcatattcgaATTTGTTTGACAAACGTCTTTGGGTGACATAAAAAGTCACATATGTAAAGAACAACAAACGAAACaagactgtttatagctactagaacaaaagtgataacaggaacttcattcatgttctaccgcttatccgaactactcaggtcacggggagcctgtgctctcaggcgtcatcgggcatcaaggcaggatactaTTTTATATAAGGCAGGATAcatatttttggaaaataatttctttttgggggcacggtggcttagtggttagcacgttggcctcacacctccagggttgggggttcgattcccgcctccgccttgtgtgtgtggagtttgcatgttctccccgtgcctctggggtttcctccgggtactccggtttcctcccctggtccaaagacatgcatggtaggttgactggcatctctggaaaaattgtctgtagtgtgtgattgcgtgagtgaatgtgagtgtgtgtgtgtgtgccctgtgatgtgttggcactccgtccagggtgtatcctgccttgatgcccgatgacgcctgtgataggcacaggctccccgtgacccgaggtagtttggataagcggtagaaaatgagtgagtgagtgagtgaatgaatgaatttctttttGTGGAAGAATGTGAGCTGACTTAAATTTAGTGTTggttcatgtttgtttgtttgtttgttttatttatttggttaaattTAAGGCACATATCGTTAAGTAgttttgacactggagactccttccatgaatcTTGATGC carries:
- the rab38a gene encoding ras-related protein Rab-38 encodes the protein MQQREHRYKVLVIGDLGVGKTSIIKRYVHQHFSANYRATIGVDFALKVINLDQDTIRLQLWDIAGQERFGNMTRVYYRDALGAFVVFDVTRSCTFEAVRKWKEDLDDKLNVSGGKRIAAVLLANKCDEERDEAFATNYSRMEQFCREHGFISWFETSAKENINIDEAVTCLVSNIMASETEPLQRDDMSIVSPNLDSGRSPPCSACLRA